A region of Methyloversatilis discipulorum DNA encodes the following proteins:
- the gap gene encoding type I glyceraldehyde-3-phosphate dehydrogenase, with translation MTIKVAINGYGRIGRNVLRAHYEGGKRHDIEIVAINDLGDPKTNAHLTQYDTAHGKFPGTVSVDGDYMVVNGDKIRVLANRNPAELPWGELGVDVVMECTGFFTTKEKASAHLKGGAKKVIISAPGGKDVDATVVYGVNHGVLKATDTVISNASCTTNCLAPLAKPLNDKIGIDTGLMTTIHAFTNDQVLTDVYHEDLRRARSATQSMIPTKTGAAAAVGLVLPELNGKLDGFAMRVPTINVSVVDLTFTAKRATTVDEVNAILKAASEGELGGILGYNTLPLVSIDFNHDPRSSVFDSTQTRVSADGKLVKVLSWYDNEWGFSNRMLDTTVALMSAK, from the coding sequence ATGACGATCAAGGTTGCGATCAATGGTTACGGGCGTATCGGCCGCAATGTGCTGCGTGCGCACTACGAAGGCGGCAAGCGCCACGACATCGAAATCGTCGCGATCAACGACCTCGGCGACCCGAAGACCAACGCGCACCTGACGCAGTACGACACCGCGCACGGCAAGTTCCCGGGCACGGTCAGCGTCGACGGCGACTACATGGTGGTGAACGGCGACAAGATCCGCGTGCTGGCCAACCGCAACCCGGCCGAACTGCCGTGGGGCGAACTGGGCGTCGACGTGGTGATGGAATGCACCGGCTTCTTCACCACCAAGGAAAAGGCCTCGGCCCACCTGAAGGGCGGCGCCAAGAAGGTGATCATTTCCGCCCCGGGCGGCAAGGACGTGGACGCCACCGTCGTCTATGGCGTGAACCACGGCGTGCTGAAGGCCACCGACACCGTCATCTCGAACGCCAGCTGCACGACCAACTGCCTGGCCCCGCTGGCCAAGCCGCTGAACGACAAGATCGGCATCGACACCGGCCTGATGACCACCATCCACGCCTTCACCAACGACCAGGTGCTGACCGACGTCTATCACGAAGACCTGCGCCGCGCCCGCAGCGCCACGCAGTCGATGATCCCGACCAAGACCGGCGCCGCTGCCGCGGTCGGTCTGGTGCTGCCGGAACTGAACGGCAAGCTGGACGGCTTCGCGATGCGCGTGCCGACCATCAACGTGTCGGTGGTCGATCTGACCTTCACCGCCAAGCGCGCCACCACGGTGGATGAAGTGAACGCCATCCTGAAGGCCGCCTCGGAAGGCGAACTGGGCGGCATCCTCGGCTACAACACGCTGCCGCTGGTGAGCATCGACTTCAACCACGATCCGCGTTCGAGCGTGTTCGACTCGACCCAGACCCGCGTGTCGGCCGACGGCAAGCTGGTCAAGGTGCTGTCCTGGTACGACAACGAGTGGGGCTTCTCCAACCGCATGCTGGACACCACCGTCGCGCTGATGAGCGCCAAGTAA
- a CDS encoding phosphoglycerate kinase, translating into MQFKRLSDLDLKGKRVFIRSDLNVPQDDAGNITEDTRIRASLPAIRAARDAGAAVMVTSHLGRPTEGELKPEDSLAPIARRMSELLGFEVKLVANWVDGVQVAPGEVVLLENCRANKGEKKCDDALSKKLAALCDVWVNDAFGTAHRAEATTFGMGQYAPIACAGPLMASEMDALGKALGQPARPLAAIVAGSKVSTKLTLLENLADKVDQLIVGGGIANTFLLAAGKKIGKSLAEADLVDAAKRVMAKTNVPLPEDVVCAKAFAADAEATVKAVDEVADDDMILDIGPKAAAKLAETLKAAGTVVWNGPVGVFEFDAFGHGTETVARAIAESKAYSIAGGGDTLAAIAKYGIADQVSYISTGGGAFLEFLEGKTLPAVDILLKRANG; encoded by the coding sequence ATGCAGTTCAAGCGACTTTCCGATCTCGATCTCAAGGGCAAGCGGGTATTCATCCGCTCCGACCTGAACGTGCCGCAGGACGACGCCGGCAACATCACCGAAGACACGCGCATCCGCGCCTCGCTGCCGGCCATCCGCGCCGCCCGCGACGCCGGCGCCGCGGTCATGGTCACCTCCCACCTCGGTCGCCCGACCGAAGGCGAACTGAAGCCCGAGGACTCGCTGGCGCCGATCGCGCGCCGCATGTCGGAACTGCTGGGCTTCGAAGTGAAACTGGTGGCGAACTGGGTCGATGGCGTGCAGGTCGCGCCGGGCGAAGTGGTGCTGCTGGAGAACTGCCGCGCCAACAAGGGCGAGAAGAAGTGCGACGACGCGCTGTCGAAGAAGCTCGCCGCACTGTGCGACGTGTGGGTGAATGACGCCTTCGGCACCGCTCACCGCGCCGAGGCGACCACCTTCGGCATGGGCCAGTACGCCCCGATCGCCTGCGCCGGCCCGCTGATGGCCAGCGAAATGGACGCGCTGGGCAAGGCACTCGGCCAGCCGGCCCGCCCGCTGGCGGCCATCGTCGCCGGTTCCAAGGTGTCGACCAAGCTCACGCTGCTGGAAAACCTGGCCGACAAGGTGGATCAGCTCATCGTCGGCGGCGGCATCGCCAACACCTTCCTGCTGGCCGCCGGCAAGAAGATCGGCAAGTCGCTGGCCGAAGCCGACCTGGTCGACGCCGCGAAGCGCGTGATGGCCAAGACGAACGTACCGCTGCCCGAAGATGTCGTATGCGCGAAGGCCTTCGCCGCAGACGCCGAAGCGACGGTGAAGGCGGTCGATGAAGTGGCCGACGACGACATGATCCTGGACATCGGCCCGAAGGCCGCCGCGAAGCTCGCCGAGACGCTGAAGGCCGCCGGCACCGTCGTCTGGAACGGCCCGGTCGGGGTGTTCGAGTTCGACGCATTCGGTCACGGCACCGAGACGGTGGCGCGCGCGATTGCCGAATCGAAGGCCTATTCGATCGCCGGTGGTGGCGACACGCTCGCCGCCATCGCAAAATACGGGATTGCCGATCAGGTGAGCTATATCTCGACCGGCGGCGGCGCCTTCCTCGAATTCCTCGAGGGCAAGACGCTGCCGGCCGTCGATATCCTGCTCAAGCGCGCCAACGGCTGA
- the pyk gene encoding pyruvate kinase — protein sequence MHRFTKIVATLGPASSDLATLTRLVEAGVDVVRLNFSHGKADDHRARVETLHAVCAKVGRTVGIMADLQGPKIRVGKFAGSKVLLKAGQKFVFDIECQLGDADHVGLDYPELVNDVEPGAVLLLDDGRIVMDVKSVTDTQIHCTVRHGGELSNNKGINRQGGGLSAPALTAKDMEDIKIAASLNVDFVAVSFPKSGADMKQARDLLRAAGSNAQLIAKIERVEAIPALEEILEASDGAMVARGDLAVEVGDAAVPAMQKRIIRVSREMNKLVITATQMMESMISSPVPTRAEVSDVANAVLDGTDAVMLSAETASGQYPVETVEAMSRICIEAEKTAEVKLDQEFLQRVFTRIDQSIAMAALFSAFHLKVKAIATLTQSGSTSLWMSRLNSGVPIYALTPEVRTRYKLSMYRGVTPLMIKLDPDADRDRMLIDAEAELLRSGAVKVGDLIVLSFGEPIGVPGGTNTLKIVKVGEYRQLSTVI from the coding sequence ATGCATCGCTTCACCAAAATCGTCGCCACACTCGGCCCCGCTTCCAGCGACCTGGCCACGCTCACCCGCCTGGTCGAGGCCGGGGTCGATGTCGTGCGGCTCAACTTTTCGCATGGCAAGGCGGACGACCACCGTGCGCGCGTCGAAACGCTGCACGCGGTCTGCGCCAAGGTCGGCCGCACGGTCGGCATCATGGCCGACCTGCAGGGCCCGAAGATCCGCGTCGGCAAGTTCGCCGGCAGCAAGGTGCTGCTGAAGGCCGGGCAGAAGTTCGTGTTCGACATCGAGTGCCAGCTCGGTGACGCCGACCATGTCGGTCTGGACTATCCGGAACTGGTGAACGACGTCGAACCGGGCGCCGTGCTGCTGCTCGACGACGGTCGCATCGTGATGGACGTCAAGTCGGTCACCGACACGCAGATCCACTGCACGGTGCGCCACGGCGGCGAGCTGTCGAACAACAAGGGCATCAACCGCCAGGGCGGCGGGCTGTCGGCGCCGGCGCTGACCGCGAAGGACATGGAAGACATCAAGATCGCGGCGTCGCTGAATGTCGACTTCGTCGCGGTGAGCTTCCCGAAGAGCGGCGCCGACATGAAGCAGGCGCGAGACCTGCTGCGTGCTGCCGGCTCCAACGCGCAGCTGATCGCCAAGATCGAGCGCGTCGAGGCGATTCCGGCGCTGGAAGAGATTCTCGAAGCGTCGGACGGCGCCATGGTGGCACGCGGCGACCTCGCGGTCGAAGTGGGCGACGCCGCGGTGCCGGCGATGCAGAAGCGCATCATTCGCGTGTCGCGCGAAATGAACAAGCTGGTCATCACCGCCACGCAGATGATGGAATCGATGATCAGCAGCCCGGTGCCCACGCGCGCCGAAGTGTCGGACGTCGCCAACGCGGTGCTCGACGGCACCGACGCCGTCATGCTGTCGGCGGAAACGGCTTCCGGTCAGTACCCGGTCGAGACGGTCGAGGCGATGAGCCGCATCTGCATCGAAGCCGAGAAGACGGCGGAGGTGAAGCTGGACCAGGAATTCCTGCAGCGCGTGTTCACCCGCATCGACCAGTCGATCGCGATGGCCGCGCTGTTTTCGGCCTTCCACCTGAAGGTGAAGGCGATCGCCACGCTGACCCAGTCGGGCTCGACCTCGCTGTGGATGTCGCGCCTGAACAGCGGCGTGCCCATTTACGCGCTGACACCGGAAGTGCGCACCCGTTACAAGTTGTCGATGTACCGTGGCGTGACGCCGCTGATGATCAAGCTCGATCCGGACGCCGACCGCGACCGCATGCTGATCGACGCCGAGGCCGAACTGCTGCGCAGCGGTGCCGTGAAGGTCGGTGACCTCATCGTGCTGTCCTTCGGCGAGCCTATTGGCGTTCCGGGCGGTACCAATACACTGAAAATCGTCAAGGTCGGGGAGTATCGTCAACTCTCCACCGTAATCTGA
- the fba gene encoding class II fructose-bisphosphate aldolase (catalyzes the reversible aldol condensation of dihydroxyacetonephosphate and glyceraldehyde 3-phosphate in the Calvin cycle, glycolysis, and/or gluconeogenesis) yields MPLVSMRQLLDHAAENGYGLPAFNVNNLEQVQAVMSAADEVGAPVILQASAGARKYAGESFIKHLIQAAVEAYPHIPLVMHQDHGQSPAICQGAIDLGFGSVMMDGSLKEDGKTPASFDYNVDVTRRVVEMAHKVGVTVEGELGCLGSLETGMAGEEDGHGAEGKLDHSSLLTDPEEAAQFVKATQLDALAIAIGTSHGAYKFTRKPTGDILAISRVKEINKRIPNTHLVMHGSSSVPQELLAIINQYGGKMKETYGVPVEEIQEAIKYGVRKINIDTDIRLAMTGAVRKFLAENPDKFDAREWLKPAREAAKAVCKERYLQFGCEGQGSKIKAIPLDEIARMYASGKLAQTVN; encoded by the coding sequence ATGCCTCTGGTATCCATGCGCCAACTGCTCGACCACGCCGCCGAAAACGGCTACGGCCTGCCGGCATTCAACGTGAACAATCTCGAGCAGGTGCAGGCGGTGATGAGTGCCGCCGACGAAGTCGGCGCCCCGGTCATCCTGCAGGCCAGCGCCGGTGCCCGCAAGTACGCCGGCGAGAGCTTCATCAAGCACCTGATCCAGGCCGCGGTCGAAGCCTATCCGCACATCCCGCTGGTGATGCACCAGGATCACGGCCAGTCGCCGGCGATCTGCCAGGGCGCCATCGATCTGGGCTTCGGCTCGGTCATGATGGACGGCTCGCTGAAGGAAGACGGCAAGACCCCGGCCTCCTTCGACTACAACGTCGACGTCACCCGCCGCGTGGTCGAGATGGCGCACAAGGTCGGCGTCACGGTCGAGGGCGAACTGGGTTGCCTCGGCTCGCTGGAGACCGGCATGGCCGGTGAGGAAGACGGCCACGGCGCCGAAGGCAAGCTCGATCACTCGTCGCTGCTGACCGATCCGGAAGAAGCCGCCCAGTTCGTCAAGGCCACGCAGCTGGACGCGCTGGCGATCGCCATCGGCACCAGCCACGGCGCCTACAAGTTCACCCGCAAGCCGACCGGCGACATCCTGGCGATCTCGCGCGTCAAGGAAATCAACAAGCGCATCCCCAACACCCACCTGGTGATGCACGGCTCGTCGTCGGTGCCGCAGGAACTGCTGGCCATCATCAACCAGTACGGCGGCAAGATGAAGGAAACCTACGGCGTGCCGGTCGAGGAGATTCAGGAAGCGATCAAGTACGGCGTGCGCAAGATCAACATCGACACCGACATCCGGCTGGCGATGACCGGTGCGGTGCGCAAGTTCCTGGCCGAGAACCCGGACAAGTTCGACGCCCGCGAATGGCTGAAGCCGGCGCGCGAAGCCGCCAAGGCCGTGTGCAAGGAGCGCTATCTGCAGTTCGGCTGCGAAGGCCAGGGCAGCAAGATCAAGGCCATCCCGCTCGACGAGATCGCCCGCATGTACGCCAGCGGCAAGCTGGCCCAGACCGTCAACTGA
- a CDS encoding phosphoribosylaminoimidazolesuccinocarboxamide synthase gives MADALFESSIKSLPLIARGKVRDIYAIDDEKMLIVTTDRLSAFDVILPDPIPGKGKVLTAVSNFWFGKLAGVSPNHLTGIAPESVVTADERDQVEGRAIVVRRLKPLPIEAVVRGYLIGSGWGDYSRTGAVCGVQLPHGLRMASKLPSPIFTPATKAAVGDHDENISYTQTEALIGAAMAAKVRDTAIALYSAAADYAKSRGIIIADTKFEFGLDADGNLILIDEALTPDSSRFWPADQYQEGSNPPSFDKQFVRDYLETLDWNKTAPGPRLPADIIQRTGDKYREALTRLIG, from the coding sequence ATGGCCGACGCACTGTTCGAATCCAGCATCAAGAGCTTGCCGCTGATCGCCCGCGGCAAGGTCCGTGACATCTACGCGATCGACGACGAGAAGATGCTCATCGTCACTACCGATCGCCTGTCGGCCTTCGACGTCATCCTGCCCGACCCCATCCCGGGCAAGGGCAAGGTGCTGACGGCCGTTTCGAACTTCTGGTTCGGCAAGCTGGCCGGCGTATCGCCCAACCACCTGACCGGCATCGCGCCGGAATCGGTGGTGACGGCGGACGAGCGAGACCAGGTCGAAGGCCGCGCCATCGTCGTGCGGCGGCTCAAGCCGCTGCCGATCGAGGCGGTCGTGCGTGGTTACCTGATCGGTTCCGGCTGGGGCGACTACTCGCGCACCGGCGCGGTGTGCGGCGTGCAGTTGCCGCATGGTCTGCGCATGGCCTCGAAGCTGCCGTCGCCGATTTTCACGCCAGCCACCAAGGCGGCGGTCGGCGACCACGACGAGAACATCAGCTACACGCAGACCGAAGCGCTGATCGGTGCCGCCATGGCGGCCAAGGTGCGTGACACCGCGATCGCGCTGTACAGCGCCGCCGCCGACTACGCGAAGAGCCGCGGCATCATCATCGCCGACACCAAGTTCGAATTCGGTCTCGACGCGGACGGCAATCTCATCCTGATCGACGAGGCGCTGACGCCGGATTCGTCGCGCTTCTGGCCGGCCGACCAGTACCAGGAAGGCAGCAACCCGCCCTCCTTCGACAAGCAGTTCGTGCGCGACTACCTGGAAACGCTGGACTGGAACAAGACCGCGCCGGGCCCGCGCCTGCCGGCCGACATCATCCAGCGCACCGGCGACAAGTACCGTGAGGCACTGACGCGGCTGATCGGCTGA
- a CDS encoding PAS domain S-box protein, which yields MTLLKGLLSGFFGPLRTPDRSRARLALGVAALWAPGALVLIDQPWAAQAGWLGWCVACGIWLLRSGSTSQAIVPSPPPADDTAALLHELPMPACICSLPDGGMRVLNAALATMANESPDALRGRSIAEFCQTAEDRSRVVEVLAQGRGTDDVELPLRRHDGSVRWVSAATRPLSHQGQPALLVICHDITGHKQAERSLAASEERFRVLLGALSEAVVLYDAQARVLTSNRSAESCAWLDAAHAGLPGGSDEFTLCDEQGRSLARDMHPVIRSLADGLPARDVVIGAESASGQMRWLTVNTQPLFHAGSKRPYAVVASYSDLTARIRAERALRASEQRYALALRGMNEGLAEWITGSDRMYVSPRLSQIMGYDAGGRRMRVREFVAGIHPHDRKAWSAMVASHLKGRSDHFQQELRMRHADGGYRWFLLRGVAQRDASGRSSRVVGTVADITLRKRLEEVDVAERELLSLIAAAMPLSEVMSRFARLVSGLLNESSICAVLSLAPDTGAVVDVVGANLPPVLADWLRSPAGTGDDGRLIAALRGRRPLLCEDVQTSPELAGCSRLFAAEGLRALWALPLAAQDGAVLGGLIILHPQAWRPGRADENVIERLVDIAQLALERARAERQVRELNESLERRVAERTTLLEQANSELEAFSYSVSHDLRSPLRAINGFAHLLAEHAGAVLDDEGRDMLERIQRGASRMGLLIDDILHFSRVSRVDMAHSEINLDMLAANVVADLAEQYPVASVELSPLGHASGDQSMLRQVFVNLIGNALKFSSRSPQPRVEVFVERRRGIAAICVRDNGVGFDTAYADRLFGVFQRMHGAEEFPGTGVGLAIVKRIVERHGGVICVEAAPGRGATFRFTLAGFRPFDQADAVPADAPARTGTVPRTGT from the coding sequence ATGACCTTGTTGAAAGGCCTCCTGTCCGGTTTTTTCGGCCCGCTCCGCACACCCGATCGCTCCCGTGCGCGCCTGGCGCTTGGCGTGGCGGCGCTCTGGGCACCCGGCGCCCTCGTCCTGATCGACCAACCGTGGGCGGCACAGGCAGGCTGGCTGGGCTGGTGCGTGGCCTGCGGCATCTGGCTGTTACGCAGCGGGTCGACGTCGCAAGCGATCGTGCCGTCGCCTCCGCCGGCCGACGATACCGCGGCGCTTCTGCACGAGTTGCCGATGCCCGCCTGCATCTGTTCACTGCCGGACGGTGGCATGCGCGTGCTCAATGCCGCCCTGGCCACGATGGCCAACGAGAGCCCCGATGCGCTGCGTGGTCGCAGCATTGCCGAGTTCTGCCAGACCGCCGAAGACCGGTCACGTGTGGTCGAGGTGCTGGCGCAGGGCCGTGGCACCGACGATGTGGAACTGCCGTTGCGCCGTCACGACGGCTCTGTGCGCTGGGTGTCGGCGGCAACCCGTCCGCTGTCCCATCAGGGGCAGCCGGCGCTGCTGGTCATCTGTCACGACATCACGGGACATAAGCAGGCGGAACGCTCGCTGGCCGCGAGCGAAGAACGTTTCCGCGTGCTGCTCGGCGCGCTGTCAGAGGCCGTGGTGCTGTATGACGCGCAAGCCCGGGTGCTCACCAGCAACCGTTCGGCGGAATCCTGTGCCTGGCTGGATGCGGCCCATGCGGGCCTGCCCGGCGGCAGCGACGAGTTCACCTTGTGTGACGAGCAGGGGCGGTCGCTGGCGCGCGACATGCACCCGGTCATCCGCTCGCTGGCAGACGGTCTGCCGGCACGCGACGTCGTGATTGGCGCCGAGAGTGCGTCCGGCCAGATGCGCTGGCTGACCGTCAACACTCAGCCGCTGTTCCACGCCGGCAGCAAGCGGCCGTACGCGGTGGTGGCCTCCTATTCCGACCTCACCGCGCGCATTCGCGCCGAACGTGCGCTGCGCGCCAGCGAGCAGCGCTACGCGCTGGCCCTGCGCGGCATGAACGAGGGGCTGGCCGAATGGATCACCGGCAGCGACCGCATGTACGTGTCGCCACGTCTGTCGCAGATCATGGGCTACGACGCCGGTGGCCGCCGCATGCGCGTGCGCGAGTTCGTCGCCGGCATCCATCCGCACGACCGCAAGGCCTGGTCGGCCATGGTCGCCAGCCACCTGAAGGGGCGCAGCGATCACTTCCAGCAGGAACTGCGCATGCGTCATGCTGACGGCGGCTATCGCTGGTTTCTGCTGCGCGGCGTGGCGCAGCGCGATGCCAGCGGACGCAGCAGCCGCGTCGTCGGCACCGTGGCCGACATCACCTTGCGCAAGCGGCTGGAAGAGGTCGATGTGGCCGAGCGCGAACTGTTGTCGCTGATCGCCGCCGCCATGCCGCTGTCCGAAGTGATGTCGCGCTTTGCGCGGCTGGTGTCGGGCCTGCTCAATGAAAGTTCGATCTGTGCGGTGCTCTCGCTGGCACCCGACACCGGTGCCGTGGTCGATGTGGTCGGCGCCAATCTGCCGCCCGTGCTGGCCGACTGGCTACGCAGCCCGGCAGGGACCGGCGACGATGGCCGATTGATTGCCGCGCTGCGCGGCCGGCGACCGCTGCTGTGCGAGGATGTGCAGACGTCGCCCGAGCTTGCCGGCTGCAGCCGGCTTTTCGCAGCCGAAGGCCTGCGCGCGTTGTGGGCATTGCCGCTGGCGGCGCAGGACGGCGCGGTGCTGGGCGGACTGATCATCCTGCACCCGCAAGCCTGGCGGCCCGGGCGGGCGGACGAGAACGTGATCGAGCGGCTGGTCGACATCGCCCAGCTGGCGCTGGAACGGGCGCGCGCCGAGCGCCAGGTGCGCGAACTGAACGAATCGCTGGAGCGCCGCGTGGCCGAACGCACCACGCTGCTGGAGCAGGCGAACAGCGAACTGGAAGCCTTCTCGTACTCGGTGTCGCACGACTTGCGCAGTCCGCTGCGGGCGATCAACGGCTTTGCGCATCTGCTGGCAGAGCATGCCGGCGCGGTGCTGGACGACGAGGGGCGCGACATGCTGGAGCGCATACAGCGCGGCGCCTCGCGCATGGGCCTGCTGATCGACGACATCCTGCATTTCTCGCGCGTGTCGCGCGTCGACATGGCGCACAGCGAAATCAATCTGGACATGCTGGCGGCCAACGTCGTCGCCGATCTGGCCGAACAGTACCCGGTGGCCAGCGTGGAGCTGTCGCCGCTTGGCCACGCCAGCGGCGACCAGTCCATGCTGCGGCAGGTGTTCGTGAACCTGATCGGTAATGCGCTGAAGTTTTCGTCGCGCAGTCCGCAGCCACGGGTCGAGGTGTTCGTCGAACGCCGGCGCGGCATCGCCGCGATCTGCGTGCGCGACAACGGGGTCGGCTTCGATACGGCCTACGCCGACCGCCTGTTCGGCGTGTTCCAGCGCATGCACGGCGCGGAGGAGTTTCCGGGCACCGGGGTGGGGCTGGCCATCGTCAAGCGCATCGTCGAGCGGCACGGTGGCGTCATCTGCGTCGAGGCGGCGCCGGGGCGCGGTGCCACCTTCCGTTTCACGCTGGCGGGCTTCCGTCCGTTCGATCAGGCGGATGCAGTGCCGGCCGACGCGCCGGCGCGGACCGGGACGGTACCCCGTACAGGTACTTGA